The following proteins are co-located in the Papaver somniferum cultivar HN1 unplaced genomic scaffold, ASM357369v1 unplaced-scaffold_128, whole genome shotgun sequence genome:
- the LOC113331951 gene encoding protein STICHEL-like isoform X3, whose amino-acid sequence MSVAHVDPRELHWKKELTGLRKAAQHLRDPETTSSLRSPLNSRPVTASPSCNYGLHGTRSNRMGAHHALGFTDPETCLPTRSETNEKKVFLYNWGTQSGKSSDLGVKLDVEKYEVGSVEDSIKDSVGIAQKEDYRSDLYTAEPMMAFKAREASVEKPVRRTGKKLKKGSVISKCGTLRNPTASNLLDLPSISLGAVTSVQQSNNVDYCNSEDSRSRDVTPKTGYTSRSTSSMPTRGENWSRTSKLLKSIWRDDSSYPYTPASTNSYKYRNQNPSNVGSWDGNTTSADGDEIDHLNLSSRRGCGISCYRSKRKTKHGRYGSCYSPSFSDTLRRKGSSILCGTRTLQKKRRSSVSNKRRLVMPLLTNSSDGRGGSSLDSGRSDDDELSTNFGELDMEGLSRLDGRRWSSCRSQEGLEIVPLSTGAQEGTSDRVRSLSQKYRPRFFDEIIGQNIVVHSLTNAISRGRIAPVYLFQGPRGTGKTSVARIFAAALSCDSTEENKPCGFCKECIDFISGKTMDLREVDAANDKGIDRVRYLLKSLSTAPTSSFSRYHVFIINDCHMLPSKTWSSFMKFLEEPLPRVVIIFITTDIDNLPHTVSSRCQKYLFNKIKDSDIITRLKKVAADENLEIESDALDLIGMSAEGSLRDGETMLDQLSLLGKRITASLVNELVGVVSDEKLLDLLELAMSSDTAETVKRTRELMDSGVDPMALTSQLAGLIMDIIAGTYHLVNSKCSSSFFAGRSLTDAELERLKQALKLLSEAERQLRVSSERSTWFTAALLQLGSVTSSNPTNSGSSRKQSSRATDDEPSGSSREVSAHKKRSDALQRRRKSTSTASSRGPLDGNFDSHGEPLLMVDTVHSATKSQSVEEGASNATLAENRVCRYIRPEKLDEIWEMCIDRCHSNTLRQLLRSHARLVSIAEVEGALVAFIGFKDGDIKSRAERFQRSITNSIEIVMKHNVEVRMGLMVQREASIDRAESPASSSQREMAASDTERELRRDSNNSPSGRSESERNYEQVRAPKERYYSEGEKNEEIPLQRIQAIIDEQRLESAWLQTAEKGTPGSLSRLKAERNQIMPQDGVYRPNQMASIISMELSSQKWENELTHELKSLNVNGGRGHHDQSGKRVENYSMSPSLLHNKSIAGNENQGYESGTAPTCNGLLCWKKTKPYNKGKVKQGTPVRSHKSKQFLLFGNCMKPKKTERSRFSK is encoded by the exons ATGTCAGTCGCCCATGTTGATCCAAGAGAACTTCACTGGAAGAAGGAACTTACTGGTCTTCGAAAAGCTGCACAACATTTACGTGATCCAGAAACCACTTCTTCATTGAGGTCACCGTTGAATTCTAGACCAGTTACTGCTTCACCTAGTTGTAATTATGGACTACATGGAACCAGATCAAACCGTATGGGAGCACATCATGCTCTGGGGTTCACGGATCCAGAGACATGTTTGCCTACTAGAAGcgaaacaaatgaaaaaaaagtaTTCCTCTACAATTGGGGGACTCAATCGGGCAAATCAAGTGATTTAGGTGTAAAATTAGATGTGGAAAAATACGAAGTAGGGTCAGTAGAGGATAGCATCAAAGATAGCGTGGGAATTGCTCAAAAAGAAGATTATAGGAGTGACTTGTATACTGCTGAGCCAATGATGGCCTTCAAGGCCAGAGAGGCAAGCGTTGAGAAACCTGTGAGGAGAACAGGTAAGAAGTTAAAGAAGGGCTCTGTTATCTCAAAGTGTGGCACTCTTAGAAACCCAACGGCTTCAAACTTGCTAGATCTTCCATCAATCTCGTTGGGAGCAGTTACATCAGTTCAACAATCTAACAATGTGGATTACTGCAATTCCGAGGATTCACGGTCACGGGATGTAACACCAAAAACTGGGTACACTTCGAGATCAACATCATCAATGCCCACTAGGGGGGAGAACTGGTCCAGAACTTCCAAACTCTTGAAAAGCATCTGGAGAGATGATTCTTCTTATCCTTACACCCCAGCATCAACCAATTCGTACAAGTATAGAAATCAGAATCCCAGTAATGTTGGGTCTTGGGATGGAAATACAACTTCAGCGGATGGAGATGAAATAGATCACTTGAATTTGTCAAGCCGGCGAGGATGTGGAATTTCATGCTACCGGTCGAAAAGGAAGACAAAACATGGAAGATACGGTAGCTGTTACTCCCCCTCATTTTCTGATACTCTGAGAAGAAAAGGAAGTAGCATTCTGTGTGGAACCAGAACGTTGCAGAAGAAACGTCGATCATCAGTGTCTAACAAACGAAGACTTGTTATGCCATTGTTGACAAACAGCAGTGATGGAAGAGGAGGTTCATCTTTGGATAGTGGGCGAAGTGATGATGATGAGCTTTCGACAAACTTTGGGGAGCTCGATATGGAAGGTTTGAGCCGGTTGGATGGGAGAAGATGGTCCAGCTGTCGAAGCCAGGAAGGGCTAGAAATAGTACCCCTCTCGACAGGAGCTCAAGAAGGTACATCAGACCGTGTTAGGAGCTTGAGCCAAAAATATAGACCAAGGTTCTTTGATGAAATAATTGGGCAGAACATTGTGGTTCATTCACTGACTAATGCCATTTCAAGGGGAAGAATTGCTCCTGTTTATCTCTTCCAAGGTCCTCGGGGTACGGGAAAAACATCAGTGGCAAGGATATTCGCTGCTGCTTTAAGTTGTGACTCTACAGAAGAAAACAAGCCATGTGGTTTCTGTAAGGAATGCATTGATTTCATATCCGGTAAGACCATGGACTTGAGAGAAGTTGATGCCGCAAATGATAAAGGAATagatagagttaggtacttgcTAAAGAGCCTGTCTACGGCACCCACATCTTCTTTTTCCCGCTACCATGTATTTATCATCAATGACTGCCACATGCTACCCTCAAAAACATGGTCGTCTTTTATGAAGTTTCTTGAAGAGCCACTACCACGAGTTGTAATAATATTCATAACAACTGATATCGACAATCTGCCCCATACTGTATCATCTCGGTGCCAGAAATATCTTTTCAACAAAATCAAAGATTCAGATATTATTACCAGATTGAAGAAGGTTGCTGCTGATGAAAACTTAGAAATTGAATCGGATGCTCTTGATTTGATCGGTATGAGTGCAGAGGGTTCACTTCGAGATGGAGAAACAATGTTGGATCAATTAAGTTTACTGGGGAAGAGGATAACTGCATCCCTAGTAAATGAACTG GTAGGGGTTGTTTCAGATGAAAAATTACTTGATCTTTTGGAGTTAGCCATGTCATCTGACACTGCAGAAACAGTGAAGAGAACCAGGGAATTGATGGATTCAGGGGTTGATCCAATGGCATTGACATCTCAACTAGCAGGTCTTATTATGGATATTATTGCCGGAACTTACCATCTGGTTAATTCAAAATGCAGCAGTTCATTTTTTGCTGGAAGAAGTT TAACTGATGCAGAGTTGGAAAGACTAAAACAAGCTCTGAAGCTTCTTTCTGAAGCCGAGAGGCAGCTAAGGGTTTCAAGTGAACGGTCAACATGGTTTACTGCAGCTCTACTGCAACTAGGTTCTGTTACATCTTCCAATCCGACTAATTCTGGTAGCAGTAGGAAACAGAGCTCGAGGGCAACAGATGATGAGCCATCTGGATCTTCAAGAGAAGTATCTGCTCACAAGAAAAGATCTGATGCTCTACAAAGGCGGCGGAAGTCAACTTCAACAGCCTCATCTCGTGGCCCACTAGATGGAAATTTTGATTCCCATGGCGAACCACTGTTGATGGTTGATACTGTTCATTCCGCTACCAAATCTCAATCGGTGGAGGAAGGTGCATCAAATGCCACTCTAGCTGAAAATAGGGTCTGCCGGTACATACGCCCAGAAAAGTTGGACGAGATTTGGGAGATGTGCATCGACAGATGTCACTCAAATACACTAAGGCAGTTGCTACGTTCACATGCAAGGCTTGTCTCAATTGCTGAAGTTGAAG GTGCTCTGGTTGCCTTCATAGGATTCAAGGATGGGGATATCAAATCCAGAGCTGAAAGATTTCAACGTAGTATCACAAATTCAATTGAAATTGTTATGAAGCACAATGTAGAGGTTAGAATGGGACTGATGGTACAGCGAGAGGCTTCTATTGACAGGGCTGAATCTCCTGCAAGTTCATCTCAGAGGGAGATGGCAGCATCTGATACAGAGAGGGAACTACGACGTGATTCCAATAATTCACCAAGTGGTCGTTCAGAGTCGGAGCGAAATTATGAACAGGTCAGAGCAcccaaggaaagatattactctGAAG GAGAAAAAAATGAGGAAATTCCTCTGCAAAGAATACAAGCCATTATCGACGAGCAACGGTTAGAAAGCGCGTGGTTACAAACTGCAGAGAAGGGAACTCCAGGATCTTTGAGCAGGTTAAAAGCTGAAAGGAACCAAATTATGCCCCAGGATGGAGTTTATCGTCCAAATCAGATGGCTTCTATAATTTCGATGGAGCTGTCTTCTCAGAAATGGGAGAATGAGCTTACTCATGAACTTAAATCATTGAATGTTAATGGTGGGAGGGGCCACCATGACCAGAGTGGTAAAAGGGTCGAGAATTATTCCATGTCTCCAAGCTTGCTGCATAACAAAAGCATAGCAGGCAATGAAAATCA GGGATATGAATCAGGGACAGCTCCTACTTGTAATGGACTTCTTTGTTGGAAAAAGACTAAACCTTACAACAAAGGGAAG GTTAAACAAGGAACCCCTGTTCGATCACACAAAAGTAAGCAATTTTTGTTGTTTGGGAATTGCATGAAGCCTAAGAAGACTGAACGAAGTAGATTTAGTAAATGA
- the LOC113331951 gene encoding protein STICHEL-like isoform X1 — translation MSVAHVDPRELHWKKELTGLRKAAQHLRDPETTSSLRSPLNSRPVTASPSCNYGLHGTRSNRMGAHHALGFTDPETCLPTRSETNEKKVFLYNWGTQSGKSSDLGVKLDVEKYEVGSVEDSIKDSVGIAQKEDYRSDLYTAEPMMAFKAREASVEKPVRRTGKKLKKGSVISKCGTLRNPTASNLLDLPSISLGAVTSVQQSNNVDYCNSEDSRSRDVTPKTGYTSRSTSSMPTRGENWSRTSKLLKSIWRDDSSYPYTPASTNSYKYRNQNPSNVGSWDGNTTSADGDEIDHLNLSSRRGCGISCYRSKRKTKHGRYGSCYSPSFSDTLRRKGSSILCGTRTLQKKRRSSVSNKRRLVMPLLTNSSDGRGGSSLDSGRSDDDELSTNFGELDMEGLSRLDGRRWSSCRSQEGLEIVPLSTGAQEGTSDRVRSLSQKYRPRFFDEIIGQNIVVHSLTNAISRGRIAPVYLFQGPRGTGKTSVARIFAAALSCDSTEENKPCGFCKECIDFISGKTMDLREVDAANDKGIDRVRYLLKSLSTAPTSSFSRYHVFIINDCHMLPSKTWSSFMKFLEEPLPRVVIIFITTDIDNLPHTVSSRCQKYLFNKIKDSDIITRLKKVAADENLEIESDALDLIGMSAEGSLRDGETMLDQLSLLGKRITASLVNELVGVVSDEKLLDLLELAMSSDTAETVKRTRELMDSGVDPMALTSQLAGLIMDIIAGTYHLVNSKCSSSFFAGRSLTDAELERLKQALKLLSEAERQLRVSSERSTWFTAALLQLGSVTSSNPTNSGSSRKQSSRATDDEPSGSSREVSAHKKRSDALQRRRKSTSTASSRGPLDGNFDSHGEPLLMVDTVHSATKSQSVEEGASNATLAENRVCRYIRPEKLDEIWEMCIDRCHSNTLRQLLRSHARLVSIAEVEGALVAFIGFKDGDIKSRAERFQRSITNSIEIVMKHNVEVRMGLMVQREASIDRAESPASSSQREMAASDTERELRRDSNNSPSGRSESERNYEQVRAPKERYYSEGLTESVSGMCGAGEKNEEIPLQRIQAIIDEQRLESAWLQTAEKGTPGSLSRLKAERNQIMPQDGVYRPNQMASIISMELSSQKWENELTHELKSLNVNGGRGHHDQSGKRVENYSMSPSLLHNKSIAGNENQGYESGTAPTCNGLLCWKKTKPYNKGKVKQGTPVRSHKSKQFLLFGNCMKPKKTERSRFSK, via the exons ATGTCAGTCGCCCATGTTGATCCAAGAGAACTTCACTGGAAGAAGGAACTTACTGGTCTTCGAAAAGCTGCACAACATTTACGTGATCCAGAAACCACTTCTTCATTGAGGTCACCGTTGAATTCTAGACCAGTTACTGCTTCACCTAGTTGTAATTATGGACTACATGGAACCAGATCAAACCGTATGGGAGCACATCATGCTCTGGGGTTCACGGATCCAGAGACATGTTTGCCTACTAGAAGcgaaacaaatgaaaaaaaagtaTTCCTCTACAATTGGGGGACTCAATCGGGCAAATCAAGTGATTTAGGTGTAAAATTAGATGTGGAAAAATACGAAGTAGGGTCAGTAGAGGATAGCATCAAAGATAGCGTGGGAATTGCTCAAAAAGAAGATTATAGGAGTGACTTGTATACTGCTGAGCCAATGATGGCCTTCAAGGCCAGAGAGGCAAGCGTTGAGAAACCTGTGAGGAGAACAGGTAAGAAGTTAAAGAAGGGCTCTGTTATCTCAAAGTGTGGCACTCTTAGAAACCCAACGGCTTCAAACTTGCTAGATCTTCCATCAATCTCGTTGGGAGCAGTTACATCAGTTCAACAATCTAACAATGTGGATTACTGCAATTCCGAGGATTCACGGTCACGGGATGTAACACCAAAAACTGGGTACACTTCGAGATCAACATCATCAATGCCCACTAGGGGGGAGAACTGGTCCAGAACTTCCAAACTCTTGAAAAGCATCTGGAGAGATGATTCTTCTTATCCTTACACCCCAGCATCAACCAATTCGTACAAGTATAGAAATCAGAATCCCAGTAATGTTGGGTCTTGGGATGGAAATACAACTTCAGCGGATGGAGATGAAATAGATCACTTGAATTTGTCAAGCCGGCGAGGATGTGGAATTTCATGCTACCGGTCGAAAAGGAAGACAAAACATGGAAGATACGGTAGCTGTTACTCCCCCTCATTTTCTGATACTCTGAGAAGAAAAGGAAGTAGCATTCTGTGTGGAACCAGAACGTTGCAGAAGAAACGTCGATCATCAGTGTCTAACAAACGAAGACTTGTTATGCCATTGTTGACAAACAGCAGTGATGGAAGAGGAGGTTCATCTTTGGATAGTGGGCGAAGTGATGATGATGAGCTTTCGACAAACTTTGGGGAGCTCGATATGGAAGGTTTGAGCCGGTTGGATGGGAGAAGATGGTCCAGCTGTCGAAGCCAGGAAGGGCTAGAAATAGTACCCCTCTCGACAGGAGCTCAAGAAGGTACATCAGACCGTGTTAGGAGCTTGAGCCAAAAATATAGACCAAGGTTCTTTGATGAAATAATTGGGCAGAACATTGTGGTTCATTCACTGACTAATGCCATTTCAAGGGGAAGAATTGCTCCTGTTTATCTCTTCCAAGGTCCTCGGGGTACGGGAAAAACATCAGTGGCAAGGATATTCGCTGCTGCTTTAAGTTGTGACTCTACAGAAGAAAACAAGCCATGTGGTTTCTGTAAGGAATGCATTGATTTCATATCCGGTAAGACCATGGACTTGAGAGAAGTTGATGCCGCAAATGATAAAGGAATagatagagttaggtacttgcTAAAGAGCCTGTCTACGGCACCCACATCTTCTTTTTCCCGCTACCATGTATTTATCATCAATGACTGCCACATGCTACCCTCAAAAACATGGTCGTCTTTTATGAAGTTTCTTGAAGAGCCACTACCACGAGTTGTAATAATATTCATAACAACTGATATCGACAATCTGCCCCATACTGTATCATCTCGGTGCCAGAAATATCTTTTCAACAAAATCAAAGATTCAGATATTATTACCAGATTGAAGAAGGTTGCTGCTGATGAAAACTTAGAAATTGAATCGGATGCTCTTGATTTGATCGGTATGAGTGCAGAGGGTTCACTTCGAGATGGAGAAACAATGTTGGATCAATTAAGTTTACTGGGGAAGAGGATAACTGCATCCCTAGTAAATGAACTG GTAGGGGTTGTTTCAGATGAAAAATTACTTGATCTTTTGGAGTTAGCCATGTCATCTGACACTGCAGAAACAGTGAAGAGAACCAGGGAATTGATGGATTCAGGGGTTGATCCAATGGCATTGACATCTCAACTAGCAGGTCTTATTATGGATATTATTGCCGGAACTTACCATCTGGTTAATTCAAAATGCAGCAGTTCATTTTTTGCTGGAAGAAGTT TAACTGATGCAGAGTTGGAAAGACTAAAACAAGCTCTGAAGCTTCTTTCTGAAGCCGAGAGGCAGCTAAGGGTTTCAAGTGAACGGTCAACATGGTTTACTGCAGCTCTACTGCAACTAGGTTCTGTTACATCTTCCAATCCGACTAATTCTGGTAGCAGTAGGAAACAGAGCTCGAGGGCAACAGATGATGAGCCATCTGGATCTTCAAGAGAAGTATCTGCTCACAAGAAAAGATCTGATGCTCTACAAAGGCGGCGGAAGTCAACTTCAACAGCCTCATCTCGTGGCCCACTAGATGGAAATTTTGATTCCCATGGCGAACCACTGTTGATGGTTGATACTGTTCATTCCGCTACCAAATCTCAATCGGTGGAGGAAGGTGCATCAAATGCCACTCTAGCTGAAAATAGGGTCTGCCGGTACATACGCCCAGAAAAGTTGGACGAGATTTGGGAGATGTGCATCGACAGATGTCACTCAAATACACTAAGGCAGTTGCTACGTTCACATGCAAGGCTTGTCTCAATTGCTGAAGTTGAAG GTGCTCTGGTTGCCTTCATAGGATTCAAGGATGGGGATATCAAATCCAGAGCTGAAAGATTTCAACGTAGTATCACAAATTCAATTGAAATTGTTATGAAGCACAATGTAGAGGTTAGAATGGGACTGATGGTACAGCGAGAGGCTTCTATTGACAGGGCTGAATCTCCTGCAAGTTCATCTCAGAGGGAGATGGCAGCATCTGATACAGAGAGGGAACTACGACGTGATTCCAATAATTCACCAAGTGGTCGTTCAGAGTCGGAGCGAAATTATGAACAGGTCAGAGCAcccaaggaaagatattactctGAAG GTTTGACAGAATCTGTATCCGGGATGTGTGGCGCAGGAGAAAAAAATGAGGAAATTCCTCTGCAAAGAATACAAGCCATTATCGACGAGCAACGGTTAGAAAGCGCGTGGTTACAAACTGCAGAGAAGGGAACTCCAGGATCTTTGAGCAGGTTAAAAGCTGAAAGGAACCAAATTATGCCCCAGGATGGAGTTTATCGTCCAAATCAGATGGCTTCTATAATTTCGATGGAGCTGTCTTCTCAGAAATGGGAGAATGAGCTTACTCATGAACTTAAATCATTGAATGTTAATGGTGGGAGGGGCCACCATGACCAGAGTGGTAAAAGGGTCGAGAATTATTCCATGTCTCCAAGCTTGCTGCATAACAAAAGCATAGCAGGCAATGAAAATCA GGGATATGAATCAGGGACAGCTCCTACTTGTAATGGACTTCTTTGTTGGAAAAAGACTAAACCTTACAACAAAGGGAAG GTTAAACAAGGAACCCCTGTTCGATCACACAAAAGTAAGCAATTTTTGTTGTTTGGGAATTGCATGAAGCCTAAGAAGACTGAACGAAGTAGATTTAGTAAATGA
- the LOC113331951 gene encoding protein STICHEL-like isoform X2 — MSVAHVDPRELHWKKELTGLRKAAQHLRDPETTSSLRSPLNSRPVTASPSCNYGLHGTRSNRMGAHHALGFTDPETCLPTRSETNEKKVFLYNWGTQSGKSSDLGVKLDVEKYEVGSVEDSIKDSVGIAQKEDYRSDLYTAEPMMAFKAREASVEKPVRRTGKKLKKGSVISKCGTLRNPTASNLLDLPSISLGAVTSVQQSNNVDYCNSEDSRSRDVTPKTGYTSRSTSSMPTRGENWSRTSKLLKSIWRDDSSYPYTPASTNSYKYRNQNPSNVGSWDGNTTSADGDEIDHLNLSSRRGCGISCYRSKRKTKHGRYGSCYSPSFSDTLRRKGSSILCGTRTLQKKRRSSVSNKRRLVMPLLTNSSDGRGGSSLDSGRSDDDELSTNFGELDMEGLSRLDGRRWSSCRSQEGLEIVPLSTGAQEGTSDRVRSLSQKYRPRFFDEIIGQNIVVHSLTNAISRGRIAPVYLFQGPRGTGKTSVARIFAAALSCDSTEENKPCGFCKECIDFISGKTMDLREVDAANDKGIDRVRYLLKSLSTAPTSSFSRYHVFIINDCHMLPSKTWSSFMKFLEEPLPRVVIIFITTDIDNLPHTVSSRCQKYLFNKIKDSDIITRLKKVAADENLEIESDALDLIGMSAEGSLRDGETMLDQLSLLGKRITASLVNELVGVVSDEKLLDLLELAMSSDTAETVKRTRELMDSGVDPMALTSQLAGLIMDIIAGTYHLVNSKCSSSFFAGRSLTDAELERLKQALKLLSEAERQLRVSSERSTWFTAALLQLGSVTSSNPTNSGSSRKQSSRATDDEPSGSSREVSAHKKRSDALQRRRKSTSTASSRGPLDGNFDSHGEPLLMVDTVHSATKSQSVEEGASNATLAENRVCRYIRPEKLDEIWEMCIDRCHSNTLRQLLRSHARLVSIAEVEGALVAFIGFKDGDIKSRAERFQRSITNSIEIVMKHNVEVRMGLMVQREASIDRAESPASSSQREMAASDTERELRRDSNNSPSGRSESERNYEQVRAPKERYYSEESVSGMCGAGEKNEEIPLQRIQAIIDEQRLESAWLQTAEKGTPGSLSRLKAERNQIMPQDGVYRPNQMASIISMELSSQKWENELTHELKSLNVNGGRGHHDQSGKRVENYSMSPSLLHNKSIAGNENQGYESGTAPTCNGLLCWKKTKPYNKGKVKQGTPVRSHKSKQFLLFGNCMKPKKTERSRFSK; from the exons ATGTCAGTCGCCCATGTTGATCCAAGAGAACTTCACTGGAAGAAGGAACTTACTGGTCTTCGAAAAGCTGCACAACATTTACGTGATCCAGAAACCACTTCTTCATTGAGGTCACCGTTGAATTCTAGACCAGTTACTGCTTCACCTAGTTGTAATTATGGACTACATGGAACCAGATCAAACCGTATGGGAGCACATCATGCTCTGGGGTTCACGGATCCAGAGACATGTTTGCCTACTAGAAGcgaaacaaatgaaaaaaaagtaTTCCTCTACAATTGGGGGACTCAATCGGGCAAATCAAGTGATTTAGGTGTAAAATTAGATGTGGAAAAATACGAAGTAGGGTCAGTAGAGGATAGCATCAAAGATAGCGTGGGAATTGCTCAAAAAGAAGATTATAGGAGTGACTTGTATACTGCTGAGCCAATGATGGCCTTCAAGGCCAGAGAGGCAAGCGTTGAGAAACCTGTGAGGAGAACAGGTAAGAAGTTAAAGAAGGGCTCTGTTATCTCAAAGTGTGGCACTCTTAGAAACCCAACGGCTTCAAACTTGCTAGATCTTCCATCAATCTCGTTGGGAGCAGTTACATCAGTTCAACAATCTAACAATGTGGATTACTGCAATTCCGAGGATTCACGGTCACGGGATGTAACACCAAAAACTGGGTACACTTCGAGATCAACATCATCAATGCCCACTAGGGGGGAGAACTGGTCCAGAACTTCCAAACTCTTGAAAAGCATCTGGAGAGATGATTCTTCTTATCCTTACACCCCAGCATCAACCAATTCGTACAAGTATAGAAATCAGAATCCCAGTAATGTTGGGTCTTGGGATGGAAATACAACTTCAGCGGATGGAGATGAAATAGATCACTTGAATTTGTCAAGCCGGCGAGGATGTGGAATTTCATGCTACCGGTCGAAAAGGAAGACAAAACATGGAAGATACGGTAGCTGTTACTCCCCCTCATTTTCTGATACTCTGAGAAGAAAAGGAAGTAGCATTCTGTGTGGAACCAGAACGTTGCAGAAGAAACGTCGATCATCAGTGTCTAACAAACGAAGACTTGTTATGCCATTGTTGACAAACAGCAGTGATGGAAGAGGAGGTTCATCTTTGGATAGTGGGCGAAGTGATGATGATGAGCTTTCGACAAACTTTGGGGAGCTCGATATGGAAGGTTTGAGCCGGTTGGATGGGAGAAGATGGTCCAGCTGTCGAAGCCAGGAAGGGCTAGAAATAGTACCCCTCTCGACAGGAGCTCAAGAAGGTACATCAGACCGTGTTAGGAGCTTGAGCCAAAAATATAGACCAAGGTTCTTTGATGAAATAATTGGGCAGAACATTGTGGTTCATTCACTGACTAATGCCATTTCAAGGGGAAGAATTGCTCCTGTTTATCTCTTCCAAGGTCCTCGGGGTACGGGAAAAACATCAGTGGCAAGGATATTCGCTGCTGCTTTAAGTTGTGACTCTACAGAAGAAAACAAGCCATGTGGTTTCTGTAAGGAATGCATTGATTTCATATCCGGTAAGACCATGGACTTGAGAGAAGTTGATGCCGCAAATGATAAAGGAATagatagagttaggtacttgcTAAAGAGCCTGTCTACGGCACCCACATCTTCTTTTTCCCGCTACCATGTATTTATCATCAATGACTGCCACATGCTACCCTCAAAAACATGGTCGTCTTTTATGAAGTTTCTTGAAGAGCCACTACCACGAGTTGTAATAATATTCATAACAACTGATATCGACAATCTGCCCCATACTGTATCATCTCGGTGCCAGAAATATCTTTTCAACAAAATCAAAGATTCAGATATTATTACCAGATTGAAGAAGGTTGCTGCTGATGAAAACTTAGAAATTGAATCGGATGCTCTTGATTTGATCGGTATGAGTGCAGAGGGTTCACTTCGAGATGGAGAAACAATGTTGGATCAATTAAGTTTACTGGGGAAGAGGATAACTGCATCCCTAGTAAATGAACTG GTAGGGGTTGTTTCAGATGAAAAATTACTTGATCTTTTGGAGTTAGCCATGTCATCTGACACTGCAGAAACAGTGAAGAGAACCAGGGAATTGATGGATTCAGGGGTTGATCCAATGGCATTGACATCTCAACTAGCAGGTCTTATTATGGATATTATTGCCGGAACTTACCATCTGGTTAATTCAAAATGCAGCAGTTCATTTTTTGCTGGAAGAAGTT TAACTGATGCAGAGTTGGAAAGACTAAAACAAGCTCTGAAGCTTCTTTCTGAAGCCGAGAGGCAGCTAAGGGTTTCAAGTGAACGGTCAACATGGTTTACTGCAGCTCTACTGCAACTAGGTTCTGTTACATCTTCCAATCCGACTAATTCTGGTAGCAGTAGGAAACAGAGCTCGAGGGCAACAGATGATGAGCCATCTGGATCTTCAAGAGAAGTATCTGCTCACAAGAAAAGATCTGATGCTCTACAAAGGCGGCGGAAGTCAACTTCAACAGCCTCATCTCGTGGCCCACTAGATGGAAATTTTGATTCCCATGGCGAACCACTGTTGATGGTTGATACTGTTCATTCCGCTACCAAATCTCAATCGGTGGAGGAAGGTGCATCAAATGCCACTCTAGCTGAAAATAGGGTCTGCCGGTACATACGCCCAGAAAAGTTGGACGAGATTTGGGAGATGTGCATCGACAGATGTCACTCAAATACACTAAGGCAGTTGCTACGTTCACATGCAAGGCTTGTCTCAATTGCTGAAGTTGAAG GTGCTCTGGTTGCCTTCATAGGATTCAAGGATGGGGATATCAAATCCAGAGCTGAAAGATTTCAACGTAGTATCACAAATTCAATTGAAATTGTTATGAAGCACAATGTAGAGGTTAGAATGGGACTGATGGTACAGCGAGAGGCTTCTATTGACAGGGCTGAATCTCCTGCAAGTTCATCTCAGAGGGAGATGGCAGCATCTGATACAGAGAGGGAACTACGACGTGATTCCAATAATTCACCAAGTGGTCGTTCAGAGTCGGAGCGAAATTATGAACAGGTCAGAGCAcccaaggaaagatattactctGAAG AATCTGTATCCGGGATGTGTGGCGCAGGAGAAAAAAATGAGGAAATTCCTCTGCAAAGAATACAAGCCATTATCGACGAGCAACGGTTAGAAAGCGCGTGGTTACAAACTGCAGAGAAGGGAACTCCAGGATCTTTGAGCAGGTTAAAAGCTGAAAGGAACCAAATTATGCCCCAGGATGGAGTTTATCGTCCAAATCAGATGGCTTCTATAATTTCGATGGAGCTGTCTTCTCAGAAATGGGAGAATGAGCTTACTCATGAACTTAAATCATTGAATGTTAATGGTGGGAGGGGCCACCATGACCAGAGTGGTAAAAGGGTCGAGAATTATTCCATGTCTCCAAGCTTGCTGCATAACAAAAGCATAGCAGGCAATGAAAATCA GGGATATGAATCAGGGACAGCTCCTACTTGTAATGGACTTCTTTGTTGGAAAAAGACTAAACCTTACAACAAAGGGAAG GTTAAACAAGGAACCCCTGTTCGATCACACAAAAGTAAGCAATTTTTGTTGTTTGGGAATTGCATGAAGCCTAAGAAGACTGAACGAAGTAGATTTAGTAAATGA